In Thiospirochaeta perfilievii, a single window of DNA contains:
- a CDS encoding nucleotide sugar dehydrogenase, protein MNSFDTIMKKIENNTEVVGILGLGYVGLPLAVLMANKGVNVLGFEKNPNKAENVNNCKNYIGDITEDELKNAVNSKKLSATSDFSRIKECDAVIMCVPTPLDKFKKPDMKYIESACRDIGKYMKKGTFVSLESTTYPTTTENFMKPIIEEESGLTEGDDFWLCFSPERIDPGNHTFKTENTPKVVGTLSEDGMKIAMGIYGKAIKHLHPVSSPRVAEMVKILENTYRLINISLINELALLSGKMDINIWEVIEAAKTKPFGFQAFYPGPGIGGHCIPLDPFYLEFIAKNFNFDLKMIETAGHIDNMMPHRMSIKIASALNRHKKSINGSKILFMGVAYKPNIDDARESPALKLIDEIAGKGGEILYHDPYVDTCKTPKDVVYNNSELTDELLSSVDCVVFTTNHKCFNADEIVSKSKLVVDLRNMVKDASDKVYKL, encoded by the coding sequence GTGAATAGTTTTGATACAATAATGAAAAAGATTGAGAATAATACAGAGGTTGTAGGTATTCTTGGTCTAGGTTATGTTGGTTTACCCCTGGCTGTATTAATGGCTAATAAAGGTGTTAATGTTCTTGGCTTCGAAAAAAATCCAAATAAAGCCGAAAATGTTAATAATTGTAAGAACTATATTGGTGATATTACTGAAGATGAGTTAAAAAATGCTGTAAATAGTAAAAAATTATCTGCAACATCAGATTTCTCAAGAATTAAGGAGTGTGATGCAGTAATAATGTGTGTTCCAACACCCCTAGATAAATTTAAAAAGCCTGATATGAAATACATAGAGTCTGCTTGTAGAGATATAGGTAAGTACATGAAAAAGGGAACTTTTGTTTCTTTAGAAAGTACAACTTATCCTACAACCACAGAAAATTTCATGAAGCCTATAATTGAGGAAGAGTCTGGGTTAACAGAGGGTGATGATTTCTGGTTATGTTTCTCCCCAGAGAGAATTGATCCAGGTAACCATACATTTAAAACAGAAAATACCCCAAAGGTTGTGGGAACTCTATCGGAAGATGGGATGAAAATAGCAATGGGAATATATGGAAAGGCAATTAAACATTTACACCCAGTTTCTAGCCCAAGGGTAGCTGAGATGGTTAAAATATTAGAGAACACCTATAGATTAATTAATATCTCTTTAATTAATGAGTTAGCTCTACTCTCTGGGAAAATGGATATAAATATTTGGGAAGTAATAGAAGCTGCAAAAACAAAACCATTTGGATTCCAAGCCTTTTATCCAGGTCCTGGTATTGGTGGACACTGTATCCCTCTAGATCCATTTTACCTAGAATTTATTGCTAAAAACTTCAATTTCGACTTAAAAATGATAGAAACAGCGGGACATATCGATAATATGATGCCACACAGAATGTCAATAAAAATAGCATCAGCATTAAATAGACATAAAAAATCTATAAATGGGTCAAAAATCCTATTTATGGGTGTTGCATATAAACCAAATATTGATGATGCAAGAGAATCTCCTGCTTTAAAACTAATAGATGAAATTGCAGGAAAAGGTGGAGAGATTCTATACCACGACCCATATGTAGATACATGCAAAACACCTAAAGATGTAGTTTATAATAATTCTGAATTAACAGATGAATTACTATCTTCTGTAGATTGTGTTGTATTTACAACAAACCACAAATGCTTTAATGCAGATGAAATAGTTTCTAAATCTAAGCTGGTAGTAGATTTAAGAAATATGGTTAAGGATGCATCTGATAAGGTATATAAACTGTAA
- the wecB gene encoding non-hydrolyzing UDP-N-acetylglucosamine 2-epimerase, protein MKKIVTIIGARPQFVKAAVISRLIKEKYSNEITEYLVHTGQHYDANMSDIFFDEMKIPKPDLNLEVGSGSHGKMTGLMLQKIEEVLLEQKPDALLIYGDTNSTLAGALAASKILIPVVHIEAGLRSYNMAMPEEQNRILSDHVSTLLLCPTQTAIDNLKREGITKGVSLTGDVMFDASIFYRTLENTNSLLPKLPEDFFLATIHRAENTDSKERLTNIVRALNDCGKNGVLPLHPRTKKYLDMYGLTFNKNIMLIDPVGYFDMLELEAKANMIVTDSGGVQKEAYFFNKPCVTLRDQTEWVETVEAGWNKIVGSEYNDILDAISNFVPPQAHPDLYGDGNSGDKIVKELLKLWNSAI, encoded by the coding sequence ATGAAGAAAATAGTAACAATCATTGGGGCAAGACCCCAATTTGTAAAGGCTGCAGTAATTAGTCGTTTAATTAAAGAAAAATATAGTAACGAAATAACAGAATATTTAGTACATACAGGACAGCACTACGATGCTAATATGTCAGATATTTTCTTTGACGAGATGAAAATCCCTAAACCGGATCTTAACCTTGAGGTTGGTTCAGGAAGTCATGGTAAAATGACAGGTTTAATGCTGCAAAAAATAGAGGAAGTATTATTAGAGCAAAAACCAGATGCTTTATTAATATATGGGGATACTAATTCAACCCTAGCAGGGGCTTTAGCCGCATCTAAAATATTAATACCTGTAGTACATATTGAAGCAGGACTAAGAAGTTATAATATGGCAATGCCTGAGGAACAAAATAGAATATTATCAGACCATGTTTCTACTCTATTACTATGTCCTACACAAACAGCAATTGATAACCTTAAAAGAGAAGGCATAACAAAAGGTGTTTCCTTAACAGGTGATGTAATGTTTGACGCATCTATTTTTTATAGAACCCTAGAAAACACTAACTCCTTACTACCTAAATTACCTGAAGATTTCTTTTTAGCAACTATTCACAGAGCAGAAAATACAGATTCAAAAGAAAGACTTACTAATATTGTTAGAGCATTAAATGACTGTGGTAAAAATGGTGTTCTTCCGCTCCATCCAAGAACAAAAAAATATCTAGATATGTACGGACTTACTTTTAATAAAAATATAATGCTTATTGACCCAGTTGGATATTTTGACATGTTAGAACTGGAAGCAAAGGCTAATATGATAGTAACAGATTCTGGTGGAGTTCAAAAAGAAGCATATTTTTTTAATAAACCATGCGTTACCCTAAGGGATCAAACAGAGTGGGTTGAAACAGTTGAAGCTGGTTGGAATAAAATAGTTGGATCAGAATATAATGATATTTTAGATGCAATAAGTAATTTTGTACCGCCTCAGGCTCATCCAGACTTGTATGGTGATGGAAATAGTGGGGATAAAATAGTTAAGGAGTTATTAAAGTTATGGAATTCTGCGATTTAA
- a CDS encoding DegT/DnrJ/EryC1/StrS family aminotransferase — MEFCDLKKQYDLYKTEIDKAIQGVIDTTSFIKGPALTEFEKNLAKYTGIKHAIGCASGTDALVLPLMAWGIGVGDEVIVPDFTFIATAEMVSFAGATPVFVDVDPITYNMSPKAFENAITDKTKAVIPVSIFGQMADLDEIIEIAHKHGIKVIEDGAQSFGAESKGRKSCSIADCSTTSFFPAKPLGCYGDGGAVFTNNDELANKMRIILNHGQVKRYHHSVVGFNGRLDTIQAAILDVKLSHFEDEIVLRNKVASEYTKRLKGIVGTPEVLVENNSVWAQYTIMVEKRDELADYLKQNDIPTSVHYPIPLSQQDVYRNEAKVSNPVTEKISARVLSLPMHPFLTTEEIDLVCNTIKAFYGK; from the coding sequence ATGGAATTCTGCGATTTAAAGAAACAATACGATTTATATAAGACTGAAATAGATAAGGCTATTCAGGGTGTAATTGATACAACCAGTTTTATTAAAGGGCCTGCATTAACTGAATTTGAGAAGAATTTAGCTAAATATACAGGGATAAAACATGCTATTGGATGTGCTAGTGGTACAGATGCACTAGTTTTACCATTAATGGCATGGGGAATAGGTGTTGGAGATGAAGTGATTGTTCCAGATTTTACCTTTATAGCTACAGCAGAAATGGTAAGTTTTGCAGGAGCTACTCCAGTTTTTGTAGATGTTGATCCAATAACATATAATATGTCACCAAAAGCATTTGAGAATGCAATTACAGATAAAACTAAAGCAGTAATTCCAGTATCAATATTTGGACAAATGGCTGATTTAGATGAAATAATTGAAATTGCTCATAAGCATGGGATTAAAGTTATTGAAGATGGAGCACAATCCTTTGGAGCAGAAAGTAAAGGAAGAAAATCGTGTTCAATAGCAGATTGTTCAACAACAAGTTTTTTCCCAGCTAAACCCCTTGGTTGTTATGGTGATGGTGGAGCTGTTTTTACTAACAATGATGAACTAGCTAATAAAATGAGAATAATTTTAAATCATGGTCAAGTAAAAAGATATCATCATTCTGTTGTTGGATTTAATGGTAGATTAGATACTATTCAAGCAGCAATATTAGATGTAAAACTTTCACATTTCGAAGATGAAATAGTCCTTAGGAACAAAGTAGCTAGTGAATATACTAAAAGACTAAAGGGTATAGTTGGAACACCAGAAGTTTTAGTAGAAAACAACTCCGTTTGGGCTCAGTATACTATAATGGTAGAGAAAAGGGATGAACTTGCTGATTATTTAAAACAAAATGATATTCCTACATCAGTACATTATCCAATACCATTAAGCCAACAGGATGTATACAGAAATGAAGCTAAGGTTTCTAATCCTGTAACAGAAAAAATATCAGCTAGAGTATTATCTTTACCAATGCATCCATTTTTAACAACAGAAGAAATTGATTTGGTATGTAATACTATAAAGGCATTTTATGGAAAATAA
- a CDS encoding acyltransferase: MENNYFVHESSYVDEGAEIGEGTKIWHFSHIMPKAIIGKKCAIGQNVNIGSKAVIGNGVKIQNNVSVYDDVILEDNVFCGPSCVFTNVINPRAFVERKHEYKETRVKEGASIGANATIVCGVTLGKYSLVGAGSTVTKDVKDFSMVYGNPARHKGWVCACGEKLDDSLVCKCGFKYKFNKDELSFVE, encoded by the coding sequence ATGGAAAATAATTATTTTGTACATGAATCTAGCTATGTTGATGAAGGTGCAGAAATAGGGGAAGGAACAAAAATATGGCATTTTAGCCATATTATGCCTAAAGCTATTATTGGAAAAAAATGCGCTATTGGACAAAATGTAAATATTGGTAGTAAAGCAGTTATTGGAAATGGAGTTAAAATACAAAATAATGTTTCTGTTTACGATGATGTTATACTAGAAGATAATGTATTTTGTGGACCATCCTGTGTTTTTACTAATGTAATTAATCCTAGAGCCTTTGTAGAAAGAAAACATGAGTATAAGGAAACTAGAGTAAAAGAAGGAGCATCCATAGGAGCTAATGCCACTATAGTTTGTGGAGTAACCCTAGGTAAATATTCTTTAGTAGGAGCAGGTTCTACAGTTACTAAGGATGTTAAGGATTTCTCCATGGTATATGGAAATCCAGCAAGACATAAGGGCTGGGTATGCGCCTGTGGTGAGAAATTAGATGATAGTTTGGTTTGTAAGTGTGGATTTAAATATAAGTTTAATAAAGATGAACTAAGTTTTGTTGAATAA
- a CDS encoding phosphomannose isomerase type II C-terminal cupin domain produces the protein MRPYNKLQDEASSKGKKLSLQLHHKRQEHWTVVEGLARVTVDDKVMNLSRNETTYIPAGAKHRLENLGQVPLCIIETQIGSYFGEDDIVRFDDDWNRN, from the coding sequence ATTCGCCCATATAATAAATTACAGGATGAAGCAAGTTCTAAAGGTAAAAAACTAAGTTTACAGTTACACCATAAAAGACAGGAACACTGGACAGTAGTTGAGGGATTAGCTAGGGTAACAGTTGATGATAAAGTAATGAATTTAAGTAGGAATGAAACAACCTATATTCCAGCAGGTGCAAAACATAGGTTGGAGAATTTGGGACAAGTACCACTTTGTATTATTGAAACACAGATTGGCTCCTACTTTGGAGAAGATGATATCGTCAGGTTCGATGATGACTGGAATAGAAATTAG
- a CDS encoding PD-(D/E)XK nuclease family transposase → MRIANPRNDVAFKKIFGDENKSEILISLLNSILDFKDSNRMINDF, encoded by the coding sequence ATGAGAATTGCAAATCCTAGGAATGATGTAGCTTTTAAGAAGATATTTGGAGATGAGAATAAGTCAGAGATTTTAATATCCTTATTAAATTCCATTTTAGATTTTAAAGATAGCAATAGGATGATTAATGATTTCTAA
- a CDS encoding virulence RhuM family protein, whose product MISNTIPEKFSNFVLFQTKDGKVNIDVYLYNETLWLSQKLIAELFQKDRTVISKHLKKIFAEGELDEKVVCAKFALTTRHGAIDSKTQEKEVMYYNLRAITAVGYRVNSHRAIEFRKWATEILHEYIIKGFAMDDERLKQIKHFGKDYFDELLERIREIRLSERRLYQKITDIYALSADYDKNDDTTKDFFATVQNKMHWAIQGKTAAEIIYSEADAQKIYMGLKSWKNSPSGKILKSDVVIAKNYLNQEHLKELERIVSAYLDLAENRARRNIVTNMKDWVLFLDKFLALSDYPILLDKGKVSALEAKIKAEAEYDKFRVIQDRLYISDFDEELIKLIEKE is encoded by the coding sequence ATGATTTCTAATACTATTCCGGAGAAATTTTCTAACTTTGTTTTATTTCAAACCAAAGATGGAAAGGTTAATATAGATGTTTATCTATATAATGAGACCCTGTGGTTAAGTCAGAAACTCATTGCAGAGTTATTTCAGAAAGACAGAACCGTAATATCTAAACATCTAAAAAAAATCTTTGCTGAAGGTGAATTGGATGAGAAAGTGGTATGTGCAAAATTTGCACTAACCACTCGACATGGTGCCATCGATAGTAAAACCCAGGAAAAAGAGGTCATGTATTATAATCTTCGAGCCATAACTGCCGTAGGTTATCGGGTAAATAGTCATCGTGCTATCGAATTTAGAAAATGGGCTACAGAAATTCTTCATGAATACATCATCAAAGGTTTTGCAATGGATGATGAACGGCTTAAGCAGATAAAACATTTTGGTAAGGATTATTTCGATGAGCTTTTAGAACGAATCCGAGAAATCCGTCTTAGTGAACGGAGACTTTATCAGAAAATAACCGATATCTATGCCCTTTCTGCGGATTATGATAAAAATGACGATACTACAAAGGATTTTTTTGCAACAGTTCAAAACAAAATGCATTGGGCTATACAGGGTAAAACTGCTGCTGAGATAATTTATTCAGAAGCTGATGCCCAAAAAATATACATGGGCTTAAAAAGCTGGAAGAATTCACCCAGTGGAAAAATCTTAAAATCAGATGTTGTCATTGCCAAGAACTACCTTAATCAAGAGCATCTTAAAGAACTTGAAAGAATAGTTTCAGCCTATCTTGATCTTGCAGAAAACAGAGCCCGTCGGAATATCGTTACTAACATGAAAGATTGGGTACTGTTTCTAGATAAATTCCTAGCACTTTCAGATTATCCCATACTTTTGGATAAAGGGAAGGTATCTGCATTGGAAGCAAAAATAAAAGCAGAGGCAGAATACGATAAATTCAGGGTTATTCAAGACAGGCTATACATTTCAGATTTTGATGAAGAACTAATAAAACTAATTGAAAAAGAATAA
- a CDS encoding cupin domain-containing protein: MEKSSIVKVVPADIGWSDLGSFDSVYTEMYNPAKENAILGSVEPILVDSTENLIMSDRKVALVDVSDLLVIDTEDALLISKRGSSQKVKEVVSTLQKENSVLLDSHITVKRPWWQDAWPSSKLRLRPGSYTVLQDEVNFKVKKLMVTPGKKLSLQLHHKRQEHWTVVEGLARVTVDDKIMNLSRNETTYIPAGAKHRLENLGQVPLCIIETQIGSYFGEDDIVRFDDDWGRE, translated from the coding sequence ATGGAGAAAAGTTCGATTGTTAAAGTAGTCCCAGCAGATATTGGTTGGTCAGATCTAGGATCCTTCGATTCAGTTTATACAGAGATGTATAATCCAGCTAAAGAGAATGCTATATTAGGTAGTGTAGAGCCTATACTTGTAGATAGTACAGAGAATCTAATAATGTCCGATAGGAAAGTAGCACTTGTTGATGTTTCCGATCTACTAGTTATTGACACCGAGGATGCTTTACTTATTTCTAAAAGGGGAAGTAGCCAAAAGGTTAAGGAAGTAGTTAGTACCCTTCAGAAAGAAAATTCAGTACTACTAGATTCACATATTACAGTTAAAAGACCTTGGTGGCAGGATGCATGGCCGAGCAGTAAGCTTCGCTTACGACCAGGCTCTTATACAGTACTACAGGATGAAGTTAATTTTAAAGTTAAGAAACTAATGGTTACACCAGGTAAAAAACTAAGTTTACAGTTACACCATAAAAGACAGGAACACTGGACAGTAGTTGAGGGACTAGCTAGGGTAACAGTTGATGATAAAATAATGAATTTAAGTAGGAACGAAACAACCTACATTCCCGCAGGTGCAAAACATAGGTTAGAGAATTTGGGACAAGTACCACTTTGTATAATTGAAACCCAAATTGGTTCTTACTTTGGAGAAGATGATATAGTCAGGTTCGATGATGACTGGGGAAGAGAATAG
- a CDS encoding nucleotidyltransferase family protein, producing MNEIDLLKQYYNEHKNEFGIKKIGFFGSFARGDYSNCSDIDIVVELSSPKMYNLVAIKQDLEDVYHRNIDIIRIREHMNPFLKKRIQAEAVYV from the coding sequence ATGAATGAAATTGATTTGTTAAAACAGTATTATAATGAACATAAAAATGAATTCGGGATAAAAAAAATAGGTTTTTTTGGTTCTTTTGCCAGAGGTGATTATTCTAATTGTAGCGATATAGATATTGTTGTAGAATTAAGTAGTCCTAAAATGTATAACTTAGTTGCCATAAAGCAGGATTTAGAAGATGTTTATCATCGAAATATAGATATTATTAGAATTCGAGAACATATGAATCCGTTTCTCAAAAAAAGAATACAGGCAGAAGCAGTTTATGTATGA
- a CDS encoding HepT-like ribonuclease domain-containing protein, with amino-acid sequence MYDKLLVVEVINQILQAISRIEYRFKPVTNPDYFLADEAGLEKLDSICMALIGIGESLKNIDKISEKKLFINYTNIPWKRVMGMRDIISHHYFDIDAETVFDVCNSELNKIRIELEKIKEDLLR; translated from the coding sequence ATGTATGATAAATTATTAGTCGTAGAAGTAATAAATCAAATACTACAGGCGATATCAAGAATTGAATATCGGTTTAAACCTGTTACTAACCCAGATTATTTTTTAGCTGATGAAGCTGGTTTAGAAAAACTGGATTCTATTTGTATGGCACTCATTGGTATTGGTGAGAGTTTAAAGAATATCGATAAAATATCTGAAAAGAAATTGTTTATTAATTATACAAATATCCCATGGAAAAGAGTTATGGGTATGAGGGATATCATAAGCCACCACTATTTTGATATAGATGCAGAGACTGTATTTGATGTATGCAATTCAGAATTGAATAAGATTAGGATTGAATTAGAAAAAATTAAAGAAGATTTACTAAGATGA
- a CDS encoding Rpn family recombination-promoting nuclease/putative transposase yields the protein MKFANPKNDVAFKKIFGDENKTEILISLLNSILDFKDGKEIVSVSLANPYQVPKIEELKQTILDVKAVNRDGEHFIVEMQNKDLGDFAKRSLYYTSKAYVSQINRGEDYINLQKVYFIGILNFNMFSGDNYTSRHLILNKETFVQEIADFEFAFIELTKFNKGLTECTSVLDKWIYFIKNAETLDIVPPEFKDSVILEAFEIAKQSAWDKKELEVYDYIALKEMDERNMITTAEKKGQLKERAKNIAEKYKMINNMKSKGLTVEEISDYTGMSIEDIETFGLDL from the coding sequence ATGAAGTTTGCTAATCCTAAGAATGATGTAGCTTTTAAAAAGATATTTGGAGATGAAAATAAAACTGAGATTTTAATATCTTTATTAAATTCCATATTAGATTTTAAAGATGGAAAAGAAATAGTATCTGTTAGTCTAGCTAATCCCTATCAGGTTCCAAAAATAGAAGAGTTAAAACAAACAATTTTAGATGTAAAAGCAGTAAACAGGGATGGAGAACATTTTATAGTAGAAATGCAAAATAAGGATTTAGGGGATTTTGCTAAAAGAAGTTTGTACTATACCTCTAAGGCTTATGTTAGTCAGATTAATAGAGGGGAAGACTATATTAATTTGCAGAAGGTTTACTTTATCGGAATCCTTAATTTTAATATGTTCTCTGGGGATAATTATACCTCAAGACATTTAATTTTAAATAAAGAAACCTTTGTTCAAGAGATTGCAGATTTTGAGTTTGCATTTATAGAGCTAACTAAGTTTAATAAAGGATTAACTGAATGTACTTCTGTATTAGATAAATGGATCTATTTTATTAAGAATGCAGAAACCCTAGATATTGTTCCACCTGAATTTAAGGATAGTGTCATACTAGAAGCCTTTGAAATAGCAAAACAAAGCGCTTGGGATAAAAAAGAGTTAGAAGTTTACGATTATATAGCCCTAAAGGAAATGGACGAAAGAAACATGATTACTACGGCAGAAAAAAAAGGGCAACTAAAGGAAAGAGCTAAAAATATAGCAGAAAAATATAAAATGATAAATAATATGAAGTCTAAAGGATTAACTGTAGAGGAAATAAGTGATTATACAGGCATGTCTATAGAAGATATTGAAACATTTGGACTAGATTTATAG
- a CDS encoding Rpn family recombination-promoting nuclease/putative transposase — MYYVKHANPKNDVAFKKIFGDENKSEILISLLNSILDFTDGKEIVSVSLANPYQVPKIEELKQTILDVKAVNRDGEHFIVEMQNKDLGDFAKRSLYYTSKAYVNQAGCTPSSKLAYDQVHRGEDYINLQKVYFIGILNFNMFSGDNYTSRHLILNKETLVQEIADFEFAFIELTKFNKGLTECVSVLDKWIFFIKNAETLDIVPPEFKDRRY; from the coding sequence GTGTATTATGTAAAACATGCTAATCCTAAAAATGATGTAGCTTTTAAGAAGATCTTTGGAGATGAGAATAAGTCAGAGATATTAATATCTTTATTAAATTCCATTTTAGACTTTACAGATGGAAAAGAAATAGTATCTGTTAGTCTAGCTAACCCCTATCAGGTTCCAAAGATAGAAGAATTAAAACAAACAATTTTAGATGTAAAAGCAGTAAATAGGGATGGAGAACATTTTATAGTAGAAATGCAGAATAAGGATTTAGGGGATTTTGCTAAAAGAAGTTTGTATTATACCTCTAAAGCCTATGTAAATCAGGCCGGTTGCACGCCGAGCAGTAAGCTTGCTTACGACCAGGTACATCGTGGTGAAGATTACATTAACTTACAAAAGGTTTATTTTATCGGAATCCTTAATTTTAATATGTTCTCTGGGGATAATTATACCTCAAGACATTTAATTTTAAATAAAGAAACCTTGGTTCAAGAGATTGCAGATTTTGAGTTTGCCTTTATAGAGCTTACAAAATTTAATAAGGGATTAACTGAATGTGTGTCTGTATTAGATAAATGGATATTTTTTATTAAGAATGCAGAAACCCTAGATATTGTTCCCCCAGAATTTAAGGATAGAAGATATTGA
- a CDS encoding type II toxin-antitoxin system RelE family toxin — MEIRIRKSAIKDLSKIDSKHATKIKKMILKLGDYPDVSNVRKLTNFEPAFRYRIGNYRVLFDIVDNVIFVGRVLHRKESYK, encoded by the coding sequence ATGGAAATTAGAATACGTAAAAGCGCTATAAAAGATTTATCAAAGATAGATAGTAAACATGCTACTAAAATAAAAAAAATGATTCTTAAATTAGGAGATTACCCAGATGTTTCAAATGTTAGGAAATTAACTAATTTTGAACCAGCATTTAGATATAGAATTGGTAATTATAGAGTTCTTTTTGATATCGTAGATAATGTGATCTTTGTAGGTAGAGTTTTACATAGAAAAGAAAGCTATAAATAA
- a CDS encoding Rpn family recombination-promoting nuclease/putative transposase translates to MFGDENKTEILISLLNSILDFKDGKEIVSVSLANPYQVPKIEELKQTILDVKAVNRDGEHFIVEMQNKDLGDFAKRSLYYTSKAYVGQINKGKDYSTLQKVYFIGILNFNMFSGDNYTSRHLILNKETLVQEIADFEFAFIELTKFNKELSDCKTILDKWLFFIKNAGSLDIIPPEFNENRELLEAFEIAKQSAWNKKELEVYDYIALKEMDERNMITTAEKKGEIRGEIRGEIRGEKKGITKVAKNMIAKGHSVEDISDLTGLSLEEIKNIETDD, encoded by the coding sequence ATATTTGGAGATGAGAATAAAACTGAGATTTTAATATCTTTATTAAATTCCATTTTAGATTTTAAAGATGGTAAGGAGATAGTATCTGTTAGCCTAGCTAACCCTTATCAGGTTCCTAAGATAGAAGAATTGAAACAAACCATTTTAGATGTAAAAGCAGTAAACAGGGATGGGGAACATTTTATAGTAGAAATGCAGAATAAGGATTTAGGGGATTTTGCTAAAAGAAGTTTGTATTATACCTCTAAGGCCTATGTAGGGCAGATTAATAAAGGGAAAGATTATAGTACCTTACAAAAGGTCTACTTTATTGGAATCCTTAATTTTAATATGTTCTCTGGGGATAATTATACTTCAAGACATTTAATTCTAAATAAAGAAACCTTGGTTCAGGAGATTGCAGATTTTGAGTTTGCATTTATAGAGCTTACAAAATTTAATAAGGAATTAAGTGACTGTAAAACTATTCTAGATAAATGGTTATTTTTTATTAAGAACGCTGGTTCTCTGGACATTATCCCACCTGAATTTAATGAAAATAGGGAACTATTAGAAGCCTTTGAGATTGCTAAACAAAGCGCCTGGAATAAAAAAGAACTGGAAGTATACGATTATATAGCCCTAAAGGAAATGGACGAAAGAAACATGATTACTACGGCAGAAAAAAAAGGTGAAATTAGAGGTGAAATTAGAGGTGAAATTAGAGGTGAAAAAAAGGGAATTACAAAAGTTGCTAAAAACATGATAGCTAAGGGACATTCCGTTGAGGACATAAGTGATTTAACAGGCTTATCCCTAGAAGAGATTAAAAATATAGAGACTGATGACTAG
- a CDS encoding transposase produces the protein MGRRKKHDSAFKLKVALEAIKEEITVSEIASNYEIHPQQVRQWKREFLQNAESVFQKDDVDKKKVEELETEKEDLQSLIGQQTIEINFLKKNLKKLNID, from the coding sequence ATGGGTAGAAGAAAAAAGCATGATAGTGCATTTAAGTTAAAAGTAGCCTTAGAAGCTATCAAAGAAGAAATTACAGTAAGTGAAATAGCTAGTAATTATGAAATTCATCCTCAGCAAGTTAGGCAATGGAAGAGGGAATTCTTACAGAATGCAGAATCAGTTTTTCAAAAAGATGATGTAGATAAGAAGAAAGTAGAAGAATTAGAAACTGAAAAGGAAGACCTCCAGAGTTTAATAGGACAACAAACTATAGAGATCAATTTCTTAAAAAAAAACTTGAAAAAGTTGAACATCGATTGA